The Tenacibaculum jejuense genome includes a window with the following:
- a CDS encoding metal-dependent transcriptional regulator, translating to MFSQSEENYIKTIYHLSIDFDGGISTNAIAKQLSTKASSVTDMVKKLSEKEVVVYKKYQGVTLTDLGKKVAASIIRKHRLWEVFLVEKLNFSWDEVHEVAEQLEHIKSPKLISELDAFLGHPKQDPHGDPIPDADGNIHQIEKKLLSLLTVDEEGVCVGVDDTSSEFLKFLDKQGIGLGNRIKIVEIEPFDGSLVIKVNEKVLTISNKIASNLYIQKR from the coding sequence ATGTTTTCACAATCTGAAGAAAATTATATTAAAACAATTTATCATCTAAGTATAGATTTTGATGGAGGTATAAGTACAAATGCTATAGCCAAACAGTTAAGTACTAAAGCTTCTTCTGTTACAGATATGGTTAAGAAATTATCTGAAAAAGAAGTTGTGGTATATAAAAAATATCAAGGTGTTACTTTAACTGATTTGGGAAAGAAAGTAGCAGCAAGCATTATTAGGAAGCATAGATTGTGGGAAGTTTTTCTAGTAGAGAAGCTCAATTTTTCTTGGGATGAAGTTCATGAAGTTGCAGAACAGTTAGAACATATAAAGTCTCCAAAGCTTATTTCTGAATTAGATGCATTTCTTGGGCATCCAAAGCAAGATCCGCATGGAGATCCCATTCCAGATGCAGATGGAAATATTCACCAAATAGAAAAAAAACTATTATCGTTGTTAACAGTAGATGAAGAAGGTGTTTGTGTTGGTGTTGACGACACTTCATCTGAGTTTTTAAAATTTCTAGATAAGCAAGGAATAGGTTTAGGAAATCGTATTAAAATAGTAGAAATTGAACCTTTTGATGGTTCTCTAGTAATAAAAGTAAATGAGAAGGTTCTTACCATCTCAAATAAAATAGCAAGTAATTTATACATACAAAAAAGATGA